From Carassius auratus strain Wakin chromosome 22, ASM336829v1, whole genome shotgun sequence, a single genomic window includes:
- the LOC113039489 gene encoding SLAM family member 9-like: MLNNICIYLFIYVFKIFQFSQRCSYECFSGVFGDTDVVSVMEGDSVSLNTDVTEVQREDQILWMFGPKETRIAELYKNSIDMFNSNERFGDRLQMDNQTGSLIIRNTRRTDSGLYKRQIRSHRGNSDKTFSVTVYAPLPVPVVTSNSSICSSSSSSSVSNCSLLCSAVNVSAVTLSWYKGNSLLSSISVSDLSISLSLPLEVEYQENNIYSCVINNPITNQTQHNINITQLCQPCAGSVHQKSAF, from the exons atgctgaataatatttgtatttatttatttatttacgttttTAAGATCTTTCAGTTCAGCCAAAGATGTTCTTATGAATgcttttcaggtgtgtttggtgatacagatgtagtgtcagtgatggagggagattctgtctctctaaacactgatgttactgaaGTACAGAGAGAGGATCAGATTCTGTGGATGTTTGGACCTAAAGAGACGAGAATAGCTGAACTCTATAAGAACAGCATTGATATGTTTAACAGTAATGAGAGATTTGGAGACAGACTGCAGatggacaatcagactggatctctgatcatcagaAACACCAGAAGAACAGATTCTGGACTTTATAAACGACAGATCCGCAGCCACAGAGGAAACTCAGACAAGACATTCAGTGTTACTGTCTACG CTCCTCTGCCTGTTCCTGTCGTCACCAGTAACTCTTCAATctgttcttcttcatcatcatcatcagtgtctaattgttcactgctgtgttcggctgtgaatgtgagtgctgtgactctctcctggtacaaaggaaacagtttattgtccagcatcagtgtgtctgatctcagcatcagtctctctctacctctggaggtggaatatcaggagaacaacatctacagctgtgtgatcaacaatcccatcacaaaccagactcaACACAACATCAatatcactcaactctgtcagccATGTGCAGGTAGCGTACATCAGAAATCtgcattttaa
- the LOC113039488 gene encoding hepatocyte cell adhesion molecule-like — translation MRITICKIAFLCLFLLTMDGVFGDTDVVSVMEGDSVSLHTDVTEIQREEQILWMFGPKGTRIAEIYKNIIDMFNSNEIFGDRLQLDNQTGSLIIRNTRRTDSGLYKLQIRSDRGNSDKTFSVTVHAPLPVPVISSNSSICSSSSKRSSGQNCSLLCSVLNVSAVTLSWYKGNSLLSSISVSDLSISLSLPLEVEYQENNIYSCVINNPITNQTQHNINITQLCHTCPETGSFVAALISAVVLAMLAIVMCYLYRKYRQSRPKENYFEPSARAAETAQSDDSEVAYAETTFLPNVQNKKHNQTEETIYSTVNGH, via the exons ATGAGGATTACTATTTGTAAAATAGCGTTCTTATGTCTCTTCCTGTTGACTATGGATG gtgtgtttggtgatacagatgtagtgtcagtgatggagggagattctgtctctctacacactgatgttactgaaatacagagagaggagcagatTCTGTGGATGTTTGGACCTAAAGGGACGAGAATAGCTGAAATCTATAAGAACATCATTGATATGTTTAACAGTAATGAGATATTTGGAGACAGACTGcagctggacaatcagactggatctctgatcatcagaAACACCAGAAgaacagactctggactttataaactacagatccGCAGCGATAGAGGAAACTCAGACAAAACATTCAGTGTTACTGTACACG ctcctctgcctgttcctgtcatctcCAGTAACTCTTCAATCTGTTCATCATCATCTAAACGTTCATCAGGTCAgaattgttcactgctgtgttcagtgttgaatgtgagtgctgtgactctctcctggtacaaaggaaacagtttattgtccagcatcagtgtgtctgatctcagcatcagtctctctctacctctggaggtggaatatcaggagaacaacatctacagctgtgtgatcaacaatcccatcacaaaccagactcaacacaacatcaacatcactcaactctgtcacacgTGTCCAG AAACCGGATCGTTTGTTGCAGCATTAATATCTGCGGTAGTACTGGCTATGCTAGCAATTGTGATGTGCTATCTTTACAGGAAATACAGACAATCAAGACCAAAAG AGAATTATTTTGAACCATCTGCACGTGCAGCTGAGACAGCTCAGTCAGACGACAGCGAGGTAGCTTATGCCGAAACAACATTTTTACCTAATGTACAAAACAAG AAGCATAATCAGACAGAAGAGACGATATACTCCACCGTCAATGGACACTGA